The stretch of DNA ACGCTGCGTTAACCCCCGTCGCGCGTGTGCCAAACGGTGCACGCGCGGTGCACAGGTTGTGCACAGTCTGTGCATCGTGGTTTTAGCCCTTAACCTCTTTGAATATCTCGTAAATCCCCCCTCGAATCGCACGTCACCCCCTCCTCCGACCAGACCCCGTTTTCGGGACGTCCGTCCTTCTCTGGTTCCAAAGACTCCTGAGTGTATGGGCGCTGGCCCCCATCCCGCACTTCCCACCGGCGCAGCACCCGCTACATTGCGCGCCATGGCCATCCTCCCCCACATCTTCACCGACTGGTTCGCCTCCAAGGGCTGGTCCATCCACCCCCACCAGCAAGACATGCTGGACCGCGCCGACGACCCGGCCCTCCTGCTCATCGCGCCCACGGGGGGCGGCAAGACCCTCGCCGGCTTCCTGCCCACCCTCGCCGATCTGACCCAGAACGACCACGCGGGAATGCACACCCTGTACATCTCCCCGCTCAAGGCGTTAGCCGCTGATATCAAACGAAACCTTCGAACACCCGTCGAAGAAATGGGCATCGATATCCGGATCGAGGACCGCACCGGCGACACCTCCCAAACGCAAAAGAAACGCCAACGCGCCGACCCGCCGCACATCCTGCTGACAACACCCGAAAGCCTCGCGCTGCTCACCAGCTACGAAGACGCGCCGCGTATGTTCGCAGGCCTCAAGCGGGTGATCGTCGACGAAATCCACGCGCTGGCAGAATCGAAACGCGGCGACCAGATGTTCCTCGCCCTGTCGCGCCTCCAGGCCCTCCGTCCCGACCTCAAACGCGTGGGCCTCTCGGCCACGGTCGAGGACCCCGCCGCCATTGCCCACCTTCTCGCCAAGCATCCCGACCCCTGCGACATACTCCATGCTGACCCCGGCCCACCCCCCGACATCAAGATGTTGGTGACGGACGAGCCACCCCCTTGGTCCGGCTCAGGCGGTAAATACGCCATCCCGGCGGTTCTGGAAGAGGTCAAGAAACACAAGACCACCCTCATCTTCCACAACACCCGCGCCCAGGCCGAGCTTTACTTCCACAACATCTGGCTCGCCAACGAAGACCAGCTGCCCATCGGCATCCACCACGGTTCCCTCGACCGCCAGCAGCGCGAAAAGGTCGAACAGGCCATGGTCGACGGCCATCTCAAGGCCATCGTCTGCACCGGCACGCTGGATCTGGGCATCGATTGGGGCGACGTGGACCTGATCATCCAGGTCGGCGCCCCCAAGAACGTCAAACGGCTCGTCCAGCGCATCGGGCGCGCCAACCACCGCTACAACGCCCCGTCAAAGGCGCTGCTGGTCCCCGCCAACCGCTTCGAAGTGGTCGAATGCGTTGCCGCCCTCGATGCCGTGCACGCAGGGGCGCTTGACGGCGATCCGCGCGGCCCCGGCCCCCGCGACGTGCTCTGCCAACACATCCTGATCCGCGCCTGCGCAGGTCCGTTCGATGCGGGCGCCCTCTTTAACGAAATATCAACCACAGGCGCTTATACGTCACTGTCACGCGCCGAATTTGACGCGTGCCTCGATTTCTGCGCCACCGGCGGCTACGCATTGCGCGCCTACGACCAGTGGAAACGGCTGCAACAGCGCCCCGACGGGCAATGGCAGTTGCGCGACCCGCGCAGCGCGTTGCGCATCCGCATGAACATCGGCACCATCCAGGACACCGACACGGTCAAGGTGCGCTGGAAAGGCCGCGGCGGCAAACCCCTGGGCGAGATCGAGGAAGGCTTCGCCGCAACACTGACCCAAGGCGACACGTTCCTTATCGGCGGCCAGATCGTCCGCTACGACTCCTTGCGCGAAATGACCGTTCAGGTGACCCGCGACGCGGCGAAGAAGCCCAAGATCGCCACCTTCCTCGGCACCAAATTCGCCACCTCCACCCAGCTTTCCCACCGCATTATCGAGATGTTTCAACAGGATAGCTGGCCCGCCCTGCCCCCGCACACCTCAGACTGGCTGACCCTCCAACGCGAGGTCAGCCGCCTGCCCGAACCGGGCCGCCTGCTCATCGAAAGCTTCCCGCACGACAACCGCATCCACACTGCCGTCTACGGCTTTGCGGGCCGTAACGCTATGCAAACACTGGGACTTCTCCTGACGAAACGGATGGAAGAGACGGGCCTCAACCCCCTGGGCTTCCTGGCAACAGACTACGCCACCCTGATCTGGGGCCTCGACAAGATCACCGACCCGGCCCCCCTTTTCGACATCGACGCGCTCCGCAACGGCCTCGACACCTGGCTTGCCGGCAACGCCGTGATGAAACGCACCTTCCGCGCCTCGGCCACCATCGCGGGCCTCATCGAACGCAACCTGCCTTCGAACCGCAAGACCGGACGCCAAGCCACCTTCAGCTCCGACATCCTCTACGACACGCTCGCCAAATACGACCCCGACCACCTCATGCTGCAAATCACACGGCAAGAGGCGATGCGCGGCCTCGTCGATTTCGGCCGGATCGAAGAGATGTGCGCCCGCATCGGCACCCGCATTGACCTCATCGAACACAGCCGCGTCACCCCCCTCGCCGCCCCGCTGATGCTCGAAGTGGGCCGCGTCCCCATCAAGGGCCTCGCCGAAGAAAAACTCCTCGCCGAAGAAGCCGAACGCCTCATGACGACCGCAGGCCTCCCGCCGGAACCCAAGAAGAAAGAATGGCGCGTCCCCTTCTAACCCCTTCTTCTCTTGAAAAATACGGCGGGGGGATCGCCGTCAGGCGATTGGGGGCAGCGCCCCCGAAATCGTAAGGCGCATCTTGATGCGCCACGCGCGCACAGCTATGAACAAAATATGAACACCTGCGATCTCTCCCTCGCCAGCGCTGCGCTCAAGGCGTTCGGCTCCGGCGCCCTCTACTGGCCCGACCAGGCCCTCCTCTGCGTCTCCGACCTGCATCTGGGCAAGGCCGAACGCATCGCCCGCCGCTCCGGAACCCAGCTTCCCCCTTACGAGACGCGCGACACGCTCACACGCCTCGCGGCCGACCTCGACACGACGAACGCCCGCACCGTCATCTGCCTCG from Tateyamaria omphalii encodes:
- a CDS encoding ligase-associated DNA damage response DEXH box helicase is translated as MAILPHIFTDWFASKGWSIHPHQQDMLDRADDPALLLIAPTGGGKTLAGFLPTLADLTQNDHAGMHTLYISPLKALAADIKRNLRTPVEEMGIDIRIEDRTGDTSQTQKKRQRADPPHILLTTPESLALLTSYEDAPRMFAGLKRVIVDEIHALAESKRGDQMFLALSRLQALRPDLKRVGLSATVEDPAAIAHLLAKHPDPCDILHADPGPPPDIKMLVTDEPPPWSGSGGKYAIPAVLEEVKKHKTTLIFHNTRAQAELYFHNIWLANEDQLPIGIHHGSLDRQQREKVEQAMVDGHLKAIVCTGTLDLGIDWGDVDLIIQVGAPKNVKRLVQRIGRANHRYNAPSKALLVPANRFEVVECVAALDAVHAGALDGDPRGPGPRDVLCQHILIRACAGPFDAGALFNEISTTGAYTSLSRAEFDACLDFCATGGYALRAYDQWKRLQQRPDGQWQLRDPRSALRIRMNIGTIQDTDTVKVRWKGRGGKPLGEIEEGFAATLTQGDTFLIGGQIVRYDSLREMTVQVTRDAAKKPKIATFLGTKFATSTQLSHRIIEMFQQDSWPALPPHTSDWLTLQREVSRLPEPGRLLIESFPHDNRIHTAVYGFAGRNAMQTLGLLLTKRMEETGLNPLGFLATDYATLIWGLDKITDPAPLFDIDALRNGLDTWLAGNAVMKRTFRASATIAGLIERNLPSNRKTGRQATFSSDILYDTLAKYDPDHLMLQITRQEAMRGLVDFGRIEEMCARIGTRIDLIEHSRVTPLAAPLMLEVGRVPIKGLAEEKLLAEEAERLMTTAGLPPEPKKKEWRVPF